From Etheostoma spectabile isolate EspeVRDwgs_2016 chromosome 8, UIUC_Espe_1.0, whole genome shotgun sequence, a single genomic window includes:
- the LOC116694524 gene encoding vesicle transport protein GOT1B, whose product MISLTDSQKIGMGLTGFGVFFLFFGMMLFFDKALLAIGNILFVSGLSFVIGLERTFRFFFQRHKVKATSFFLGGVLVVLIGWPIIGVVLEIYGFFLLFRGFFPVAVGFIRRVPVIGSLLSLPGISSLVDKIGESNNMV is encoded by the exons ATGATTTCACTCACGGATTCACAAA AAATTGGGATGGGGTTGACAGGGTTCGgtgtctttttcctcttttttggGATGATGCTATTTTTTGATAAAGCTCTCCTCGCCATTGGAAAT ATCCTATTTGTGTCAGGCCTGTCCTTCGTCATTGGCCTGGAGCGAACGTTCAGATTCTTCTTCCAGAGACACAAAGTAAAAGCCACCAGCTTCTTCCTGGGAGGAGTGTTGGTGGTTCTGATCGGCTGGCCGATCATTGGAGTCGTTCTGGAGATCTACGGTTTCTTCCTCTTATTCAG aGGATTCTTCCCGGTGGCAGTGGGCTTCATCAGACGAGTACCTGTAATCGGCTCTTTGCTCAGTTTACCAGGGATCAGTTCA CTGGTGGATAAAATTGGTGAAAGCAACAATATGGTATAA
- the LOC116694525 gene encoding spexin-like: MSLIVTLLVVTLVTQCWSAPQRRNWTPQAILYLKGAQGQRTVLQRTGREEVDTLHIVTPNQSSDGPGLAVSSILLELLQKAVEEGGGNPDNYADKQEMNWNYL, from the exons ATGTCTCTAATAGTCACGTTGCTTGTGGTGACATTAGTTACTCAGTGTTGGAGTGCGCCA CAGCGCCGGAACTGGACTCCTCAGGCCATCTTATACCTAAAAGGAGCAC aaGGACAGCGCACAGTGTTGCAGCGCACAGGCAGAGAGGAAGTGGACACTTTACACATAG TGACTCCCAACCAGAGCAGTGATGGACCTGGACTGGCTGTGTCTTCCATTCTCCTGGAGCTCCTACAGAAAGCTGTGGAAGAAG GTGGAGGCAATCCAGATAATTACGCAGACAAACAAGAGATGAATTGGAACTATTTGTGa
- the slc35b4 gene encoding UDP-xylose and UDP-N-acetylglucosamine transporter translates to MGTGFAIVLVFVGCCSNVVSLELLVRQFPGCGNIVTFAQFVFISLEGFIFETNFGRKKPAIPLRNYVIMVIMFFTVSVINNYALNFNIAMPLHMIFRSGSLIANMILGIIILKKRYSASKYLSVALISAGIFICTIMSARQMNVGNEGSEEQGFNALMHWLIGIGMLTFALLTSARMGIFQETLYKQYGKHSKEALFYNHCLPLPGFLLLSTDIYNHCVYFSHSTPTVVPVVGLTMPIMWLYLVINVITQYVCIRGVFILTTECTSLTVTLVVTLRKFLSLIFSIIYFQNPFTTWHWVGTAVVFLGTLLYTEVWSSVRAALRGPDVKEKKVA, encoded by the exons ATGGGTACTGGTTTTGCAATTGTTCTGGTTTTTGTCGGATGCTGTAGCAATGTTGTGTCTCTGGAGCTGCTTGTAAG ACAGTTTCCAGGATGTGGCAACATAGTCACCTTCGCTCAGTTTGTCTTCATCTCATTAGAAGGTTTCATCTTTGAAACAAACTTTGGGAGGAAGAAACCAGCAATCCCTTTAAg AAACTATGTGATCATGGTGATCATGTTCTTCACAGTCAGCGTCATCAACAATTACGCTCTCAACTTCAACATCGCAATGCCGTTACACATGATCTTCAGATCA GGATCACTAATCGCTAACATGATCCTGGGAATAATCATCCTGAAGAAAAG GTATTCAGCGAGTAAATATCTGTCTGTAGCTTTAATTTCAGCTGGCATCTTCATCTGTACCATCATGTCTGCGAGACAAATG AATGTAGGCAATGAGGGATCAGAAGAGCAAGGCTTTAATGCCTTAATGCACTGGCTTATAG GTATTGGCATGTTGACCTTTGCTCTTCTGACGTCTGCGAGGATGGGCATTTTCCAGGAGACACTGTACAAGCAGTATGGAAAACACTCCAAGGAAGCCCTCTTTTATAAT cACTGCCTGCCTCTGCCAGGCTTCCTGCTTCTCTCCACAGACATCTACAACCACTGTGTCTACTTCAGTCACAGCA CTCCTACAGTTGTACCGGTGGTTGGACTGACTATGCCGATAATGTGGCTATACCTGGTGATCAACGTCATCACACA ATATGTGTGCATCCGTGGCGTTTTCATTCTGACCACAGAGTGCACCTCGCTGACCGTCACTCTGGTGGTGACTCTGAGGAAGTTCTTGAGCCTCATCTTCTCCATCATCTACTTCCAAAACCCCTTCACCACGTGGCACTGGGTGGGCACGGCCGTGGTCTTTCTGGGCACTCTGCTGTACACAGAGGTGTGGAGCAGCGTGCGGGCGGCCCTGCGTGGACCTGATGTCAAGGAGAAGAAGGTCgcgtga